In Candidatus Omnitrophota bacterium, a genomic segment contains:
- the queD gene encoding 6-carboxytetrahydropterin synthase QueD, with the protein MYEIRIKSNFSAAHNLRNYRGKCEKLHGHNWVCEAAFSYKALDKNGLAVDFRHAKKMLKCVLEKLDHSYLNDLGSFKRSNPTSENIAKFIYDSLKLKNKHLKSVLVWENENSCALFAGEGEDN; encoded by the coding sequence ATGTACGAGATAAGGATAAAGTCTAATTTCAGTGCCGCCCACAACCTGAGGAATTATCGCGGAAAATGCGAAAAGCTCCACGGGCACAACTGGGTGTGTGAAGCGGCATTCTCTTATAAGGCCCTTGATAAGAACGGCCTGGCCGTAGATTTCAGGCATGCAAAGAAGATGTTAAAATGCGTCCTCGAGAAGCTCGACCATTCATATTTGAACGACTTGGGATCATTTAAAAGATCGAACCCGACGTCGGAGAACATAGCAAAGTTCATATACGATAGCCTTAAGCTTAAGAACAAGCACCTGAAGTCAGTCCTCGTATGGGAGAACGAAAACTCCTGCGCCCTGTTCGCTGGGGAAGGAGAAGATAATTGA
- the murI gene encoding glutamate racemase, which translates to MSDTRPIGVFDSGVGGLTVVSQIQKILPNEEIIYFGDTARVPYGTKSKETVTRFSVENIEFLMKNNVKIVIVACNTASSLSLDFLKRCFRVPIIGVIEPGAKAAVKATRNNIVGVIGTQATISSGAYERAIKKIDPKKSIFAQSCPLFVPLVEEGWIDKGVAREIASIYLKPLKSNKIDTLILGCTHYPLLKTVIGSLMGKGVLLVDSAKEVTEEARDVLDSSGLLNGSKGRRSHKFFVSDEPARFVKIGERFLKQRIECVKRSD; encoded by the coding sequence ATGAGCGACACAAGGCCTATAGGCGTATTCGATTCCGGGGTGGGAGGCCTTACGGTAGTAAGCCAGATACAGAAGATCCTGCCGAACGAAGAGATCATATATTTCGGCGATACCGCCAGAGTGCCTTACGGGACGAAGTCAAAAGAGACGGTAACAAGGTTCTCGGTCGAGAATATCGAGTTCCTGATGAAAAATAATGTCAAGATAGTCATCGTCGCCTGCAACACCGCTTCATCCCTGAGCCTCGATTTTCTGAAGAGGTGTTTCAGGGTCCCGATAATAGGGGTAATAGAACCCGGGGCGAAAGCGGCTGTGAAAGCGACGCGGAATAATATCGTAGGAGTGATCGGAACTCAGGCCACAATATCGTCGGGCGCTTATGAGAGGGCTATAAAAAAGATCGATCCTAAGAAGTCTATATTTGCCCAGAGCTGCCCGTTATTCGTTCCGCTTGTCGAAGAAGGGTGGATCGATAAGGGTGTGGCGCGTGAAATAGCGTCGATATATCTGAAGCCGCTGAAGAGCAACAAGATCGATACCTTGATCCTGGGCTGCACCCACTACCCGCTCTTGAAGACCGTTATAGGCTCTCTTATGGGTAAGGGCGTTTTACTTGTCGATTCGGCCAAAGAGGTGACTGAAGAGGCCAGGGATGTGCTTGATTCGAGCGGGCTATTGAACGGCTCAAAAGGAAGGCGATCGCATAAATTCTTTGTAAGCGATGAACCTGCGCGATTCGTGAAAATTGGAGAGAGATTCCTGAAGCAGCGTATAGAATGTGTGAAGAGGAGCGACTGA